GAACAACAGCGGCAGCTACGCCGAAGCCAACCCGGCACATTTCCACTCGGTGGGCCTCGCCGCGGCAGACCGGATCGAAGGGCCGTACACGGTGCTGACGCCCGACCAGCCGCTCGTCGATTTCGCGTCGAACGACGGCTCGCTCTTCGAAGACGACGATGGCAGGGTGTACCTGTTCTTCAACAACGGCTGGACGCCGCTGCACCACATCTTCGTCGCGGAAATCGACCTCGAACGCGCGGTGCTGCGCGAGGAGCCGGTCCGCCTGATCAGCCAGGAACCCGGAACGTGGGATGGGGGAGGCATCGAGGGGGCCCACGTCATCAGACACGAGGGCGTGTACTACCTCTTCTACTCCTCATGGACCCGCGGCTACGCGGTGGGGTACGCGACGGCGACGAACATCCGCGGCCCGTGGACGAAATACGACAGGAACCCGCTGTTCGGCGCCTTTCGCGAAGAGGGCCAGGCGTTCATCCACCGTGACGGTGAGGTGGTGGCAGATGCGGCCTCGCCGTACCAGACGGTGGGCCACAACCAGATCTTCGTCGGCCCGGACGGCCGTTACTGGACCTCATTCCACGGTTACAGAGCCGGTGTGGAATCGCCGGGGATGGTGATGGACCCGTTCTGGTTCGAGAACGGCGTGATCCGGACGCCGGCGCCGACCTACACGCCACAGACGGCG
Above is a window of Acidobacteriota bacterium DNA encoding:
- a CDS encoding family 43 glycosylhydrolase, with translation MAEPGLFTYQNPNLQLPLRDTHIVPDGGRFYAVGTSEPFWAGANPGVKLYVSDDLREWSFVDLLIDAASLPDDVWYKDRFWAPELRRIGDRYYLTFNCQNNSGSYAEANPAHFHSVGLAAADRIEGPYTVLTPDQPLVDFASNDGSLFEDDDGRVYLFFNNGWTPLHHIFVAEIDLERAVLREEPVRLISQEPGTWDGGGIEGAHVIRHEGVYYLFYSSWTRGYAVGYATATNIRGPWTKYDRNPLFGAFREEGQAFIHRDGEVVADAASPYQTVGHNQIFVGPDGRYWTSFHGYRAGVESPGMVMDPFWFENGVIRTPAPTYTPQTAQLAPHMEREFPGLRRR